The window GTAGAGCGCCGGGTCCCGCTCGTGCAGCTTGAAGGGCTCGCGCCCGGCCGCGAAGAAGGTTTCGCGGCCCGCGTCGCGGTCGGGCCCCTTGGCGATGCCCACCACGGCGAGGCCGTTCGGGACCGCGCCGGGGCCGAACAGCACCGGCACACCGAGCTCCGCCATGATCTCGCGCACCGCCGCGAGCTGGCCCTTGCCGCCGTCGATCAGCAGCAGGTCCGGCCAGGGCGAGCCGTCGTCGAAGTCGAGCGATGGCGCCTCGTCGACCAGCACCGACGGGTCCTCCGCGTCCGATGCCGCCAGCACGCCCTCCGCCTCGGCCGGCACGTCGGCGGCTCCCACCTCGCCCGCGCCCTCCGCCACGGCGTCGTCGACCGCCTCGGGCGAGGGCGCCTCGTCGTCGAGCGCCGCCGCCATCAGGGCGTCGTCGGCCGAGGCGCCGCGCGACTCGCGCAGCAGCCGCGCGAACCGTCGCCGCAGCATCTGGCGCATCATGCCGAAGTCGTCGCCGGGCGTGACGTCCTTCATGTTGAAGGTGCGGTACTGGCTCTTCATGAAGCCCGAGGGGCCCGCGACGATCATGGCGCCGACCGCGTTGGTGCCCATGATGTGCGAGTTGTCGTAGACCTCGACGCGGCGCGGCGTGCGGTCCATGCCGAAGGCGACGCCGAGGCCCGCGAGCAGCTTCTCCTGGCTGGCCGTCTCGGCCAGCTTGCGGGCCAGGGCCTGCTTGCCGTTGGCGGCCGCGCCCTCGACGAGGTCGCGCTTCTCGCCCCGCTGCGGCACCGCGACCTCGACCGCGAAGGAAGCGCGTTCACTGAGGGCTTGCGCCAGCAGCGCCCGGTTCTCGACCTCGTGGCTCAGCAGCACGAGTCGCGGCGGCGGCTTGTCGGCGTAGAACTGGACGAGGAAGCTGTCGAGCACCTCGCCGGAGCTGAGGGTGCGGTCGGCACGGGGATAATAGGTGCGGTTGCCCCAGTTCTGGTAGGTGCGGAAGAAGAACACCTCGACGGCGAACTGGCCGGCCTCGTCCACCACCGCGAAGACGTCCGCCTCCTCGACGCTCCGCGGGTTGATGCCCTGCTGACCCTGCACGGCCGAGAGCGCGGCGATGCGGTCGCGCAGCCGCGCCGCGCGCTCGAACTCCATGGTCTCGGCCGCGCCCATCATCTCGGCGGCGAGCCGGTCCTTCACGGCGCGGCTCTTGCCCGCGAGGAAGTCGCGCGCCTCGGCGACGAGCTCGCGGTAGCCCTCGGCGCTGACCTCGCCCGTGCAGGGGCCCGAGCAGCGCTTGATCTGGTAGAGCAGGCAGGGCCGGGTGCGGTTGTCGTAGTAGCTGTCCGAGCAGGACCGCAGCAGGAAGGCCCGCTGCAGCGCGTTGAGGGTGCGGTTCACCGCCCACACGCTGGCGAAGGGCCCGAAATAGTCGCCCTTGCGGTTGCGGGCGCCGCGGTGCTTGGTGATCTGCGGCGCCTTGGCGTCGGCCGTGACG is drawn from Lichenibacterium dinghuense and contains these coding sequences:
- the uvrC gene encoding excinuclease ABC subunit UvrC, with protein sequence MSPSRLRSLDAPVDEPFDDEEDAVGERDSGIDLGLADDEAAPASVRQGAAVIRHHWATLPFGPGVYRMLGTDGEVLYVGKAKSLKKRVASYTRASGHSRRIAQMISLTASMVFVSTATETEALLLEANYIKQMKPRFNVVMRDDKSFPYILVTADAKAPQITKHRGARNRKGDYFGPFASVWAVNRTLNALQRAFLLRSCSDSYYDNRTRPCLLYQIKRCSGPCTGEVSAEGYRELVAEARDFLAGKSRAVKDRLAAEMMGAAETMEFERAARLRDRIAALSAVQGQQGINPRSVEEADVFAVVDEAGQFAVEVFFFRTYQNWGNRTYYPRADRTLSSGEVLDSFLVQFYADKPPPRLVLLSHEVENRALLAQALSERASFAVEVAVPQRGEKRDLVEGAAANGKQALARKLAETASQEKLLAGLGVAFGMDRTPRRVEVYDNSHIMGTNAVGAMIVAGPSGFMKSQYRTFNMKDVTPGDDFGMMRQMLRRRFARLLRESRGASADDALMAAALDDEAPSPEAVDDAVAEGAGEVGAADVPAEAEGVLAASDAEDPSVLVDEAPSLDFDDGSPWPDLLLIDGGKGQLAAVREIMAELGVPVLFGPGAVPNGLAVVGIAKGPDRDAGRETFFAAGREPFKLHERDPALYFVQRLRDEAHRFAIGTHRAKRKKDITRSPLDEVAGIGPARKRALLHAFGTAKAIARASLSDLEKVPGVNAATAKRVYDFFNEGGK